From the genome of Vicia villosa cultivar HV-30 ecotype Madison, WI linkage group LG2, Vvil1.0, whole genome shotgun sequence, one region includes:
- the LOC131650608 gene encoding uncharacterized protein LOC131650608, protein MYAVPLRWCPPTNSNIDFDSSSPQANGSEVNPSRIREIHHNVPPTNNMDSNSSSPQTQTNGSEVDASGIPIVGKTCHQCHQKTRDVVATCKNPRNGKPCVIKICHKCLLNRYGEIVNEVNRQTNWMCPRCRGICNCSSCMKKRGQRPTGPLAHKAKASGFNSVSEMLINGASEDLEMNNVNNADVVPSNEATLVKEVILDRSEKTRTENSLGDMTQRQMDGPEASLASNGFIINPTT, encoded by the exons ATGTATGCTGTTCCACTTCGATGGTGCCCTCCCACTAATTCCAACATCGATTTTGATTCCTCTTCACCACAAGCCAATGGCAGTGAGGTTAATCCTAGCAGAATACGAGAAATACATCATAATGTTCCCCCAACCAATAACATGGATTCCAATTCCTCTTCACCACAAACACAAACCAATGGCAGTGAGGTTGATGCTAGCGGAATTCCAATTGTTGGAAAAACCTGCCATCAG TGCCACCAGAAAACAAGGGATGTTGTTGCAACATGTAAGAATCCGAGAAATGGAAAGCCTTGTGTAATTAAGATTTGCCACAAATGTCTTTTGAATAG ATATGGGGAAATAGTGAATGAGGTAAATCGACAGACAAATTGGATGTGTCCAAGATGCAGAGGCATCTGCAATTGCAGTTCGTGCAT GAAAAAAAGAGGTCAACGACCTACTGGTCCTCTAGCACATAAAGCCAAGGCATCTGGTTTCAATTCTGTGTCTGAAATGCTTATAAACGGCGCTTCTGAAGATTTAGAGATGAACAATGTTAATAATGCCGATGTTGTGCCTTCAAATGAAGCTACTTTGGTAAAG GAGGTTATACTAGATCGATCAGAGAAAACTCGAACTGAAAACTCCCTAGGTGACATGACTCAGAGGCAGATGGATGGTCCCGAGGCTTCTTTGGCTTCAAATGGCTTTATCATCAATCCTACTACATAA